A single Vibrio sp. YMD68 DNA region contains:
- a CDS encoding ATP-dependent DNA helicase, whose protein sequence is MILKTFSADGALGKAIPGFQPRQPQLDMAQAVYEAIAQQSQLVVEAGTGTGKTFAYLVPALLSGKKVIISTGSKNLQEQLFHRDLPLMVEALGFYGQVALLKGRSNYLCLDRLSRQMVESHTNTADPTLLTQLIKVRSWVSQTQSGDLGDCDEIAEDSPIIPTITSTNDNCLGKECPSYTDCFVLKARKRAMDSDVVVVNHHLFLADLAIKETGFGELIPEAEVFIFDEAHQLPDIASQYFGQSVSSRQVQELAKDIEIAYRTEAKDMRQLQKVGDSLVQSAMDMRIVLGDANFRGNWREAVGSPIIARELRRLQDALDFAIEVLKLALGRSQLLDTAFERANLIKARLERVCDVSITGYSYWFDTTPRHFTLHITPLSVADKFQEQIEQKQGAWIFTSATLAVNEDFGHFTSRLGIEPKQKLALPSPFDYQTQAKLCVPRYLPEPNSPGMADKLVEVLGPVIEENQGRCFFLCTSHSMMRELGERFRETLSVPVLLQGETSKQKTLAEFMELGNALLVATGAFWEGIDVRGDALSCVIIDKLPFTAPDDPLLKARIEDCREKGGDPFAQVQLPDAVITLKQGVGRLIRDKKDHGALIICDNRLVTKEYGRLFLASLPPIPRTRDLDSVQAFLRGLDQPTPSDMNNQASDIN, encoded by the coding sequence ATGATTCTAAAAACCTTCTCTGCTGATGGTGCGCTGGGTAAAGCGATTCCCGGTTTTCAACCACGGCAACCCCAACTCGATATGGCGCAAGCTGTCTATGAGGCAATTGCACAGCAGAGTCAACTGGTCGTTGAGGCGGGTACGGGGACAGGCAAAACTTTTGCGTATCTTGTTCCCGCATTGCTCAGCGGTAAGAAAGTGATCATCAGTACTGGATCTAAAAACCTTCAAGAACAACTCTTTCACCGAGACTTACCATTAATGGTTGAAGCCCTTGGATTTTATGGTCAAGTGGCGCTGCTTAAAGGTCGTTCCAATTATCTCTGTTTAGATCGCTTGAGTCGTCAAATGGTCGAAAGCCACACCAATACCGCAGATCCTACGTTACTCACTCAATTAATCAAAGTGCGCAGCTGGGTATCGCAAACTCAAAGTGGTGATTTAGGGGATTGTGATGAAATCGCTGAAGACAGCCCGATAATTCCGACCATCACATCAACCAATGACAATTGCCTTGGAAAAGAGTGCCCAAGCTATACAGATTGTTTTGTACTCAAAGCCAGAAAAAGAGCGATGGATTCAGACGTTGTGGTGGTGAACCATCACTTGTTTCTTGCCGATTTGGCTATCAAAGAGACAGGTTTTGGAGAGCTGATCCCAGAGGCGGAAGTGTTCATTTTTGATGAAGCGCACCAATTGCCAGACATCGCAAGCCAATATTTTGGTCAGTCAGTGTCAAGCCGGCAGGTTCAAGAGTTGGCTAAAGACATAGAAATCGCGTATCGAACAGAAGCGAAAGATATGCGACAGCTGCAAAAAGTGGGCGACAGTCTCGTTCAATCGGCCATGGATATGCGGATTGTTCTTGGCGACGCGAACTTTCGCGGTAACTGGCGTGAAGCGGTGGGCTCTCCAATAATAGCTCGCGAATTACGCCGTTTACAAGACGCATTAGATTTTGCTATTGAAGTGCTAAAACTCGCATTAGGTCGAAGCCAATTGCTTGATACCGCCTTTGAACGTGCCAATCTCATCAAGGCAAGACTTGAACGCGTCTGTGATGTGTCGATAACGGGTTATTCCTACTGGTTTGATACCACGCCGCGCCACTTCACTCTGCACATTACGCCGCTTTCGGTTGCCGATAAGTTCCAAGAACAAATCGAGCAAAAACAGGGCGCCTGGATTTTCACTTCGGCTACGCTCGCGGTTAACGAAGACTTCGGTCACTTTACTTCGCGTCTTGGCATCGAACCCAAGCAAAAACTGGCCTTGCCAAGTCCGTTCGATTACCAAACTCAAGCTAAACTTTGTGTACCTCGCTACTTGCCTGAGCCCAATAGCCCAGGGATGGCCGATAAACTGGTTGAAGTGCTTGGGCCTGTTATTGAAGAGAATCAAGGACGCTGCTTTTTCTTGTGTACCTCACACAGCATGATGAGAGAGCTTGGAGAACGATTCAGAGAAACATTAAGTGTGCCGGTGTTGCTTCAAGGTGAAACCAGCAAGCAAAAAACGTTAGCCGAATTTATGGAATTGGGTAATGCATTACTGGTTGCAACGGGGGCATTTTGGGAGGGGATAGATGTTAGAGGAGACGCATTAAGCTGTGTTATCATCGACAAATTACCCTTTACTGCCCCTGATGACCCATTATTAAAGGCACGTATTGAAGATTGTCGCGAGAAAGGGGGCGATCCTTTTGCACAAGTCCAACTGCCAGATGCGGTCATTACTTTGAAGCAGGGCGTCGGGCGTTTGATACGAGATAAAAAAGACCATGGTGCGTTGATTATCTGTGACAATCGCCTAGTCACCAAAGAGTATGGCCGGCTGTTTTTAGCCAGCTTACCGCCAATTCCTAGAACGCGGGATTTAGACAGTGTTCAAGCTTTTTTACGAGGGCTTGACCAACCAACACCTAGTGATATGAATAACCAAGCTAGTGACATTAATTAA
- the tsaB gene encoding tRNA (adenosine(37)-N6)-threonylcarbamoyltransferase complex dimerization subunit type 1 TsaB, producing the protein MSVKILALDTATENCSVALIVGERVFARSEVAPRDHTKKILPMVDDVLKEAGLTLGELDALAFGRGPGSFTGVRIGIGIAQGLAFGAELPMIGISTLAAMAQGSYRKYGYSQVACAIDARMSEVYWGRYSRQENGTWLETDAECVIAPDELVKQVPSDDAIWNAAGTGWDAYEEALQALPLDRDNEKGVVLYPEAVDIAYLAQIEWNNGNTVDAENASPVYLRDKVTWKKLPGRE; encoded by the coding sequence ATGAGTGTGAAAATTCTTGCTTTAGATACCGCAACCGAAAACTGTTCTGTTGCCCTTATTGTTGGCGAACGCGTATTCGCAAGAAGTGAAGTGGCGCCTAGAGACCATACCAAGAAGATTTTACCTATGGTTGATGACGTATTAAAAGAAGCAGGCCTTACCCTGGGAGAACTTGATGCGCTTGCTTTTGGCAGGGGGCCAGGTAGCTTTACCGGAGTGCGTATTGGCATTGGTATTGCACAGGGTTTAGCATTTGGTGCGGAATTACCGATGATTGGTATTTCAACCTTAGCGGCGATGGCACAAGGCAGTTACCGCAAGTATGGCTATAGCCAGGTTGCTTGTGCTATTGATGCTCGAATGAGTGAAGTGTATTGGGGGCGATACAGCCGTCAAGAAAACGGCACTTGGCTAGAAACCGATGCCGAATGCGTGATTGCACCGGATGAATTGGTCAAACAGGTTCCAAGTGATGATGCTATTTGGAATGCCGCGGGCACTGGTTGGGATGCCTATGAAGAAGCATTACAAGCACTGCCTTTGGATCGAGATAATGAAAAAGGTGTGGTGTTGTATCCTGAAGCGGTTGATATCGCTTATCTGGCTCAGATTGAATGGAACAATGGCAATACGGTAGACGCTGAGAATGCAAGCCCCGTTTACCTACGTGATAAAGTCACTTGGAAAAAGCTACCGGGTAGAGAATAA
- a CDS encoding chromosome partitioning protein ParA: MVSINGLPPSIVPGSTKTNKTNKKNEVKKGQVNTSVGQPTQVANAVANSIRHVNESDIHRAQVQYDLPEGQSRKAMQEYLSVMTQSKRDELAKLLGVDIYI, from the coding sequence ATGGTATCGATAAATGGTTTACCTCCTTCGATTGTCCCGGGCAGTACTAAAACGAACAAGACGAACAAGAAAAATGAGGTAAAAAAAGGGCAAGTCAACACATCGGTTGGTCAACCTACTCAGGTCGCGAATGCCGTTGCGAATTCAATTCGTCATGTCAACGAATCAGACATCCATCGCGCCCAAGTTCAATACGATTTACCTGAGGGGCAAAGTCGAAAAGCCATGCAAGAATACTTATCTGTGATGACTCAATCTAAGCGAGATGAACTTGCCAAGCTGCTTGGTGTCGATATCTATATCTAA
- a CDS encoding Slp family lipoprotein, with the protein MNLLFSRSLLSSFSALFSVLLPRVRVVTIFVAMSLLSACSTLPESLSTAPEETVISDYSVWMNAEPQTGQLVRLGGVIASTTNLANKTRIEVVNLPINSSGKPDINLAPNGRFVGYIDGFVEPLAYQKGQLITVLGQSDSHEKIMVGEFEQVVPVISITGHHLWKIQERVVIDEVRISPYSCFSLYCRQVEFSPRHGRVIQEVR; encoded by the coding sequence ATGAATCTATTATTCTCAAGATCGCTCCTAAGCTCGTTCTCTGCGTTGTTCTCTGTATTGTTACCAAGAGTAAGAGTGGTCACCATTTTTGTGGCAATGTCATTGTTGAGTGCGTGTTCAACGTTGCCTGAATCTCTTAGTACTGCCCCTGAGGAAACGGTGATTTCAGACTACTCTGTTTGGATGAATGCCGAACCTCAAACCGGGCAGTTAGTGCGTCTTGGTGGCGTTATTGCGAGCACCACCAACCTGGCGAATAAAACACGCATTGAAGTGGTGAATTTACCGATTAACTCATCAGGGAAGCCAGATATTAATCTAGCGCCTAACGGTCGGTTTGTTGGGTATATCGATGGTTTTGTAGAGCCACTGGCGTATCAAAAGGGCCAGCTGATTACCGTCTTAGGGCAAAGTGATAGCCATGAAAAAATCATGGTGGGTGAATTTGAACAAGTGGTACCGGTTATCAGTATCACTGGGCATCATTTATGGAAAATTCAAGAAAGAGTCGTTATTGATGAAGTGAGGATTTCCCCATATTCATGCTTTAGCCTTTATTGTCGTCAGGTGGAATTTTCTCCTCGTCACGGAAGAGTGATCCAAGAAGTTAGATAG
- a CDS encoding alpha/beta hydrolase: protein MRHNTINIADGEIATLELGCAETAHTTVVFVHGWLDNAASFSSILPMLANLDYGLHLCAIDLPGHGLSSHKGAGNFYPFHDYIDDLHQILTTLSSNRLVLVGHSLGALIASCYSAAFPEHVAGLVQIEGFGPLAESADKSVERLRQGVLSRQRLRRKPKRTISNLEEMTMRRATLNGLDTRLIRPVVERGMICHRGEWHWRHDSRLQSDSLYRMSLEHAAAVIQKIHCPQLVILGDQGYAHLKDLLRISNPLDDVEAMTKVSVEVTNGAHHCHLQSPSSVTALIFGLLNKI, encoded by the coding sequence ATGCGCCACAATACAATCAATATTGCCGACGGAGAGATCGCCACTCTGGAGTTAGGGTGCGCCGAAACTGCGCATACCACCGTTGTATTTGTTCATGGTTGGCTTGATAACGCAGCCAGCTTTAGTTCTATCCTACCTATGCTAGCCAATCTTGATTACGGACTGCATCTTTGCGCCATTGATCTTCCCGGGCATGGTTTGTCTAGCCATAAGGGAGCGGGCAATTTTTACCCATTTCATGACTACATCGATGATCTTCACCAGATATTGACTACTTTGTCATCAAACAGGTTGGTGTTGGTGGGACATTCACTTGGTGCATTGATAGCAAGTTGCTATAGTGCTGCGTTTCCTGAACACGTTGCAGGATTGGTTCAGATTGAAGGCTTTGGCCCTCTTGCTGAATCTGCCGACAAAAGCGTCGAACGATTACGTCAAGGCGTGCTAAGCCGACAAAGACTTAGACGCAAACCCAAAAGAACGATAAGTAATCTAGAAGAGATGACCATGCGTCGGGCAACCCTCAATGGGCTCGATACCCGCTTAATCAGACCCGTGGTTGAGCGTGGAATGATTTGCCACCGGGGAGAGTGGCATTGGCGACACGATAGCCGATTACAAAGTGATTCGTTATATCGTATGTCACTGGAACACGCCGCCGCCGTGATTCAGAAGATTCATTGCCCTCAATTGGTTATTTTGGGGGATCAAGGATATGCCCATTTAAAAGACTTACTGCGCATTTCGAATCCGTTGGACGACGTTGAGGCAATGACTAAAGTGAGTGTTGAGGTCACCAATGGGGCTCATCACTGTCATTTGCAGTCGCCTTCTAGTGTCACCGCTCTAATATTTGGTTTGCTTAACAAAATTTAA
- the fadD gene encoding long-chain-fatty-acid--CoA ligase FadD, producing MEKPWLTRYPTDVPENINPDQYASLVEMFEQSVQKFADQPAFMNMGSVMTFRKLEERSRAFSAYLQNELKLKKGDRVALMMPNLLQYPVALFGVLRAGMIAVNVNPLYTPRELEHQLNDADAKAIVIVSNFANTLEQVVDKTPVKHVVLTSLGQMLPRAKGTIVDFVVKYVKGMVPKYNLPGAISMRQALHKGRRLQYVKPHMSGEDIAFLQYTGGTTGVAKGAILTHRNMIANVMQAKGAYGPVLADGRELVVTALPLYHIFALTVNCLLFLEIGGSNLLITNPRDIPGFIKELQKYQFTAITGVNTLFNALVNNEDFNELDFSNLRLSVGGGMAVQRVVAEKWKKISGCYLLEGYGLTECAPLVAAYPYDLTEYNGSIGLPVPSTEVRIVDDEGKLLANTEVGELQVRGPQVMQGYWQRPEATKEVINAEGWLSTGDIVKFDDQGFLHIVDRKKDMILVSGFNVYPNEIEDVVASHGKVLEVAAIGQEHEVSGEIVKIYVVKRDPSLTKEEVIAHCREQLTGYKVPKLVEFKEELPKTNVGKILRRVLREENDAQLAQRESA from the coding sequence GTGGAAAAACCTTGGCTCACACGCTACCCAACAGACGTACCTGAAAACATTAACCCTGATCAGTACGCATCTCTCGTTGAGATGTTTGAACAGTCGGTGCAAAAGTTTGCCGATCAACCCGCCTTTATGAATATGGGCTCGGTGATGACATTCCGCAAACTTGAAGAGCGGAGCCGTGCTTTTTCAGCGTACCTACAAAATGAACTTAAGCTAAAAAAAGGCGATCGTGTCGCACTGATGATGCCAAACCTGCTTCAATATCCAGTCGCGCTATTTGGTGTATTGAGAGCCGGTATGATTGCCGTTAATGTGAACCCACTTTACACCCCACGAGAGCTCGAACATCAGCTAAATGATGCCGACGCAAAAGCCATAGTGATTGTCTCTAACTTTGCGAATACCCTAGAGCAGGTTGTCGACAAAACACCAGTGAAGCATGTGGTATTGACCAGTTTGGGTCAAATGCTCCCTCGCGCAAAAGGGACCATTGTTGATTTTGTGGTTAAGTACGTAAAAGGCATGGTACCGAAATACAATTTGCCGGGTGCTATTTCTATGCGTCAAGCTCTTCACAAAGGACGCAGACTTCAATACGTGAAGCCTCATATGTCGGGTGAAGATATCGCATTCTTGCAATACACGGGTGGTACGACCGGTGTTGCTAAAGGGGCGATTTTGACCCATCGCAATATGATCGCCAATGTCATGCAGGCAAAAGGCGCGTATGGTCCCGTATTGGCAGACGGTCGTGAACTGGTTGTGACTGCACTACCGCTTTACCATATTTTTGCGCTTACAGTGAACTGTTTACTATTTTTGGAAATTGGTGGAAGCAACCTTCTTATCACCAATCCACGAGACATTCCGGGCTTTATTAAAGAGCTTCAGAAATATCAGTTCACTGCGATCACAGGCGTAAACACGTTATTCAATGCGTTAGTCAATAATGAAGACTTTAACGAACTCGATTTCAGCAATTTACGATTGTCTGTTGGTGGCGGCATGGCGGTTCAACGCGTCGTGGCCGAAAAATGGAAGAAGATATCGGGTTGTTACTTACTGGAAGGTTACGGCTTGACAGAATGTGCCCCACTGGTGGCGGCATACCCTTACGACCTGACTGAGTACAATGGTTCTATTGGCCTACCGGTACCGTCGACGGAAGTTCGTATTGTGGACGACGAAGGCAAACTACTGGCAAATACGGAAGTTGGGGAACTGCAAGTTCGAGGCCCACAGGTTATGCAAGGCTACTGGCAGCGTCCGGAAGCAACCAAAGAGGTGATTAACGCTGAAGGTTGGTTATCAACCGGTGATATCGTTAAGTTCGATGATCAAGGCTTCCTACATATTGTTGACCGAAAGAAAGACATGATTTTGGTGTCTGGCTTTAACGTCTATCCAAATGAGATTGAAGATGTTGTCGCGTCTCATGGCAAGGTATTAGAAGTGGCGGCGATAGGCCAAGAGCATGAAGTATCAGGCGAAATAGTGAAAATCTATGTTGTGAAGCGTGATCCTAGCTTAACCAAAGAGGAAGTGATTGCTCACTGTCGTGAACAGCTGACAGGTTATAAAGTCCCTAAGTTGGTGGAGTTTAAAGAAGAACTACCGAAAACGAACGTCGGTAAAATACTGCGTCGTGTTTTACGCGAAGAAAATGATGCTCAATTAGCTCAAAGAGAAAGTGCGTAA
- the rnd gene encoding ribonuclease D — protein sequence MNYQIITQPSDLERVCQQAQQSDVVMLDTEFVRVRTFYPLLGLIQLFDGEQLSLIDPTVFDDMSPFVALLKDTSVLKVLHACGEDLEVFQNAFGCTPFPMVDTQIMAAFLGHGLSTGFASLVNEYIGVELDKSESRTDWMARPLSVKQLEYAAADVFYLLPLYEKLQEQTMHACWWDAALEESAHLVSKRIKDLDSNNVYREIKGAWQLKPKQLAILKPLATWRYQEAKKRDLALNFVFKETDLLLVARDAITSTQQMEQEGIDFRSVRRHGARLVSMVKSAQQTPEDEYPAAIDRLMDHPGYKQLFKHLKDEVKKASIQSGLATEFLASKKQLNQLLSWVWRNDRDPSRLPDVMQGWRLELMGENLNKLVK from the coding sequence GTGAACTATCAAATCATTACCCAACCGTCCGATTTAGAGCGTGTCTGCCAACAAGCACAGCAGTCTGATGTTGTGATGCTTGATACAGAGTTCGTGAGAGTTCGAACTTTTTACCCTTTATTGGGCTTAATCCAGTTGTTCGATGGAGAGCAGTTGTCTCTGATCGATCCCACGGTTTTCGATGACATGTCACCATTCGTTGCCTTGTTGAAAGATACTTCTGTACTTAAAGTTCTGCACGCTTGCGGCGAAGATCTTGAGGTGTTCCAGAATGCTTTTGGTTGCACGCCTTTTCCAATGGTCGATACTCAGATTATGGCGGCGTTCTTGGGGCATGGTTTGTCAACGGGGTTTGCAAGCCTCGTTAACGAGTATATTGGTGTTGAATTGGATAAAAGTGAGTCACGTACGGATTGGATGGCACGACCATTGAGTGTTAAGCAGCTTGAATACGCGGCCGCTGATGTTTTTTATCTCTTACCTCTGTATGAAAAGCTTCAAGAACAAACCATGCATGCTTGTTGGTGGGATGCAGCGTTAGAAGAGTCTGCCCATCTGGTGAGCAAACGAATTAAAGACCTTGATAGCAATAACGTTTATCGCGAAATCAAAGGGGCATGGCAGTTGAAACCGAAGCAGCTTGCCATCTTAAAACCGTTAGCGACATGGCGTTACCAAGAAGCAAAGAAACGAGATTTGGCGTTAAACTTTGTTTTTAAAGAAACCGACTTATTGCTGGTTGCCCGCGATGCTATAACCAGCACACAGCAGATGGAGCAAGAAGGGATCGATTTTCGTTCGGTACGTCGACATGGGGCGCGTTTAGTGAGCATGGTTAAATCGGCTCAGCAAACCCCAGAAGATGAATATCCAGCAGCTATAGACCGCTTAATGGACCACCCTGGATATAAGCAGCTATTCAAACATTTAAAAGATGAAGTCAAAAAAGCCTCGATTCAATCTGGGCTGGCCACTGAATTTTTAGCGTCTAAAAAACAGCTGAATCAGTTACTGAGTTGGGTATGGAGAAATGACCGGGATCCGAGTCGATTACCGGATGTGATGCAAGGTTGGCGACTTGAATTGATGGGAGAAAATCTCAACAAATTGGTTAAGTAG